The segment AATGCCTGGGAGTCCACCATGATAGCGACATTCCGGCTCAATCAAAGGGATCAATGCGATTTGCTAAAAGTGCAACCGGAATCATTGGCACTGCGGGCAATAAGCAGATGAGCCATTGAGTGAGATTTAAGGGAGCTGTTTTAAATAGAGTATTCATCACACTCCATTGGCTAAAGACAATCTGTAACATCACAGCTCCAGCAATTCCATAAAGTATGGCACGGGTATCACCGAATGAAATAGGTTGTTTCCCGCGAAGTTTAGCCATGATCGTCTTGCCTAATTGGCTAATGCTGAGTAAGTAAACAATCCGACCTGCGACAAGTGCTTGGATTGCCATCGTTCGCGCTAGTTCCAGATTTCCAGTACTTTGACGCACCCATTCAAACATCCCGAAGATCAAAATCCAGTTAAAGACGGAGATGACTAAAATTCTGTAGATCAGAGTTTTTGATAGTAAAGGTTCACGCGGATTGCGCGGCGGATGTTGCATAACCCGCTCAGTTTTTGGCTCGAAGGCTAGAGGAACCGTCATCGCGATCGAGTTCACCATATTCAGCCACAAGACTTGCAGCGATAGAATCGGCAAAGCTCTCGCAAATAAGGCACTGATCAAAATCGTCATCGATTCGCCACCATTGACCGGAAGAATAAACGCGATCGCTTTCTTGAGATTCTGATAAACGGTGCGTCCTTCTTCCACAGCAGCTTCGATCGACGCAAAGTTATCATCAGTCAGCAACATATCTGCGGCTTCCCGCGCTACATCCGTTCCCGCACCCCCCATCGCAATGCCGATGTCTGCTTTTCTCAGTGCAGGCGCATCATTCACGCCGTCTCCCGTCATGGCAACAATTTCACCCTTCGATTGCAAGGCTTCGACGAGCCGAAACTTTTGGGCTGGGGCAACCCGCGCAAAGACAACACTGTTTTCTACAACCTGAGAGAGTTCTCGATCGTCCATGCGTTCGAGTTGCTGTCCATCGATCGCAGTGGCATGACCTGCGTTTTGGAGTCCGATGCGTTGAGCGATCGCTTTCGCAGTCGTAATATGATCGCCCGTGATCATTTTTACTTGGATACCCGCAGACTGGCAGGACTGAACAGCCGCGATCACTTCAGACCGAGGCGGATCGATCATGCCCTGTAAACCTAAGAAAATCAATCCAGAATCAAGGTCATGATGATCGATCGACGACTGAGATTTAGATACAGTTTTCTTCGCAAACGCTAGCACCCGTAAGCCTTCTTGCGCCATTGTTTCGACTTGTTGTTCAATGTGTTGACGATCGAGTGGATGCTTCTCGATTGTATGTTCACACCGTTTGAGAATGGCTTCGACGGAGCCTTTTACATAGATGATGTGCTCAGTTGCAGTATCATGCAAAGTTGCCATGTATTGAAATTGCGACTCAAACGGAATCGAATCAATGCGAGGCAGGGATTGCGAAATGTGAGCCAGATGAAATCCTGCTTTGTTCGCAGCCGTGATCAATGCGCCTTCGGTCGGATCACCAATCACAAGCCAACGATCGTTCTCTTCCTCTAGATGGGAGTCATTACACGCGAGTCCGGCAGTGAGGCATTCTTGTAAAGCGCGTGCATTGGTCACCCTCACGATTGCTCCAGTGGAGTCAGCAATCTCGCCGTCGGGACTATAGCCTGTTCCACTGACTGAGTAAGTCTGATCGCCTGCATAGATGGCTTGCACCGTCATTTGGTTTTCGGTCAGCGTTCCGGTTTTATCCGAACAAATCACAGTGGCACTTCCAAGGGTTTCCACCGCAGGGAGTTTTCGCACGATCGCGTGTCGCCGCGCCATGCGATTGACCCCGATCGCTAATGTCACGGTTACTACCGCAGGCAATCCTTCGGGAATCGCGCTCACTGCTAACGCTACTGCCGCTTCAAACATTTCCGCTAGTGATTGTCCTTGTCCCACCCCCACAGCTAAGGTCAGTGCTGCCAGTGCGAGAATGATGTAGAGCAAGGTATGGCTAAATTTAGCGAATTTGCGCGTTAGAGGAGTGCTGAGATCCGTTTGTTGATCGAGCGATCGCGAGATCTTGCCGACCTCAGTTTCGTTTGCCGTTGCTACGACAATGCCGCTTCCTTGTCCAAACGTGACAAAACTGCCCGCATACGCCATATTTTGTCGTTCTGCCAGCGGTGTTTGGGGTTGCAGGGGTTCCGTCAGTTTTTCAACCGGAACAGATTCTCCGGTGAGCGCCGATTCATCAATTTGTAAGTTGCGAGTAGTAATCAAGCGCAAATCAGCAGGAACTTTGTCGCCTGAAGCGAGGAGGACTAGATCTCCTGGAACAAGCTCTTGTGAAGGAATACGTTGTTTTTGTCCGTTGCGAATCACCGTTGCTTCTGTGGTGACTGCTTTGGCAAGAGCCGCGATCGCGCCTTCTGCTTTCGACTCCTGCACAAACCCAATGATGGCATTAATGATCGTCACACCCCAAATGACGGCTGCATTCGTCCACGATCCTAAGAATGCTTTAATTGCACCAGCAACAATCAGAATGTAGAGCAACGCTTGATTGAACTGAAGTAGAAATCTTAACCAAGCTGGCTTTCCCGGTTTTACTGTTAGCTCATTCAAGCCATAGCGCTGTTGATTCTGGCTAACCTGAGTAGAAGATAACCCAGCTTTAGGATCGCTCTGAAATTGTGCAATGACTTCTGGAGCCGTTGCTTCATAATGCGAGCGAGACAAAGCTTGAGAGCGTGTATTTGTCGTCATAATAGTAGTGTCACGAGTCAAATTTGAGATGTGATCAGTAACAATAAAAAATCGCTCGCGATCTCTCCTCACTCAAGAGTGCAGAAGAATACCGCTCACAACTCTAACGAATTTGTAGAACTTAACCTAGAAAGGCGATTGTTGAGAGCTAGATAGCTGTTGTGTAAGTTGCTCTGTCACAATTTTCAGCAGTTTGGACGGATAAAAGGGCTTCGTAATATAGATTGCATTGAGTTGTGTTGCTAATCTGCGGCAACTCTCGTCTTCAGCACTTGTACAGATGATAACAGGAAGGCTAGCCGTTAAGTGATTTAATCGAATTTGTTGTAACACTTCTAATCCATTCATTCCAGGCATATCAATGTCTGAAATTACGAGGTCTGGATGCTGCTCTTGAATTTGTGCGAGTCCTGATTGTCCATCTGCTGCACAGACAACTTCATAGCCTTCTGGAATCAATAAACTGCACAATAAATCCTGGCTCAGAACATTATCTTCTAGAACAAGAATCTTGACCATTGTTGAATGATGAACTTAAGGGCAAAAACCCTAATTCTTTGAATCGACCTCAAGAATTAGGGTGCGGTAGGAATCAGAACCAGATGAATCGTCACAACAGCGCTTCGCAGCCTGTTTAAACAGTGCTACTGACTTCATTAGTACCACGGGAGATGTTAGAGAACAGGGGGGATTTCGGGGGGATTTCGGGGGCTTCTCAATCAAGTTGCTTCATCCGGTACCCTAAGCCGTGGACAGTTTCGATCAAATCATCAGGTGCGCCGACGTTTCGGAGTTTTTGCCGTAAGGTTCGGATATGAGTTTTTACGGCTTCTTCGGTCGGAGACTCGTCGATCGACCACAATCGATCAATAATTCCCGGTCTACTTAACACTCTGCGACCGTTAGCTAGTAATAGTTCTAACAGCGAATATTCTTTCCGGGTTAATGTCAGGAGTTGCTCTCCATACATCACTTCGTAGGTTGTCGGATCAAGGCACAAGCTCCCCCAACAGAGTTTGGGACGAATTCGGGTACCGCCCCGTCTCAGCAGTGCGCGAATTTGAGCCATCAGTTCTTCGAGGTCAAAGGGCTTTACCATATAGGCATCGGCTCCCGCATCTAGCCCAATGATTTTGTCGGCGATCGTATCGCGTGCAGTTAACATCAAAACCGGAATGGCAGTATTGCGATCGCGTAATTGTTGACACAATCGAATCCCATCGATTTTAGGCAGGGTGACATCTAATAACACCAAATCATAGTCCGATAGCTCAATCCAATGCCACGCAGATTCGCCGTCTTGGGCGACATCCACGGTATATTGACGGTTGGTTAACGCTTCCGTCAACATCTCTGCGAGTTGAATATCATCTTCTACAATTAGAATTCGCATTGGAGCTTGTAATCAGACTTTGTTAAATTATGCCGTTCTAGTCATAATTTTGTGAATGGTGACGATTGTAGATGGCTTAAAAGGAGTGCTGATGAAGAAGTCACTCGAAGGACAATGGATTCGGGCGGGGCTAGGATTCGCCTTTCTCTTAATGGGAGTTGTCAGTTTTGTGTCATACCAAAATGCAACTCAGTTAATGGAAAGCTCTCAGCAAGTGCGACAAACCAATGAAGTCTTACAATCTCTCACTGATATTTCTACAACGTTGACAGAAGCAGAGTCTGAACGCTGGCGCTATCGTTCATTTCAGGCGAACGAAGATTTAGAGCGGTATCAGATGGCAGTCAAGAGACTGAGTGATCAAGTGAATCAGGTACAGAATGTCCTCACCACTACCCCCGATCAACGATCACAGGTTGAAGTTCTAAAACGTCTGATTACTACCCGAATCGCATTGTTACAGCGCTCTCTCAAGGCTCGCTCCGACGCAAACCCGGCTCAAAATCCTCTCTTCGCTGAGCTTAGACAAAATCAGGAGGCGATTCGCCAAGTCATTCACCAACTCCGTACGACTGAAGAAGACCTCTTACAAACTCAAATGCGGAGATCGCAAACGAATCTTCAGGGCAGAATGCTGATTGAAGTGCTAGGAACCGTATTCACGTTTATCGTGTTGTCAGGAGTTTATGCCTTGCTCTATCAACAGATGGTCAAGCGTCAACGCGCAGAAGCGTTACAACAGAGCTTGGCGCAGCAGAAAGAACTGAGTGAGCTAAAGCTTCGGTTCTTTTCGATGGTGTCGCATGAGTTTCGCACTCCGCTGAGTTTGATTTTAGGATCAGCCCAACTTTTAGCAGAAAGCTTAAAACCCTTGCATGACCCAATCAAGCTGAAAAACTTAAATCGCATTCATGTCTCGGCTAAAGCGATGACTCAATTGTTGAGCGATATGTTAACGTTAGCACGCGCTGATGCAGGACAATTAGAATTTCATCCCGCTTGGGTGGAGATGCAAACGTTTTGTCTCAATCTGATCGAAGATTCTCAATTGTTCAGTGAATCGCGACGATCGATTAAATTTATTCAACAAGGCAGTACAACTCATGCTTGGGTCGATGAGAAATTGCTCTATTCAATCCTCAGTAACTTGCTCTCAAATGCCATTAAATATTCTCCAATCGACAGTACTATCTATTTCACGTTCAAAGATCAGATTGAACACATGATCTTTGAGATCAAAGATGAAGGGATTGGCATTGGAATCGAGGATCAACAAAAGCTTTACGATCCCTTTAGTCGCGGGAAAAATTCAAGAGGCATTTTAGGCACGGGATTGGGATTAGCGATCGTGAAAAAGTGCCTCGATGTACATCAAGGCACAATTGATGTAGAGAGTACACTAGGCAGTGGATCAACTTTTACGATTCAAATTCCCCACGCTAAGCTGCAAGATTCCGCTTAAGGTAATTCTCTCAATGATCTAAAAGCGCGTTACTAGAAAGGATAAGCTCTGAATTGTATGGAACATCTCATGCTAACAACATTGATTGCAGAGGCAACGATCGAAAGTAACCTCAAACCTTTTTTACTGGTTCTCGCTGTGTCTCTCAGTGTAGCAACTCTCCCTCAGTTCTTTGGCTGGTTTCGCCGGATTCCCTATACGCTGCTGTTGGTGATTGTGGGACTAGGGTTAGCATTTGTTGATGTTCGCCTCGTCAATCTTTCTCCGGAATTAATTCTCTCGATCTTTTTACCCCCACTTCTGTTTGAAGCAGCATGGAATCTGAGATGGACAGAGCTAAAACAGCAGTGGGTTCCGATCGCGCTGTATGCCATCTTAGGCGTAGTCATTTCCATTCTAGGAGTGGCATTTGGCTTACATTACCTCGTGAGCCTGCCACTTACGACAGCATTGTTAATTGGAGCAAGTTTATCTGCCACTGATCCGGTTTCAGTGATTGCTCTTTTTCGAGAATTGGGAGTAGACAAACGCTTATCTACAGTGATGGAAGGCGAAAGCCTATTCAATGATGGGATGGCAGTCGTTGCCTTTAGTCTGTTAGTCGGATTACCTCTAGGAACTGCAACCTTGTCACTCCAATCGATTCTGGGTCAGTTTTTCGTTGTCGTTGGAGTGGGCGTTGCAGTTGGGACTTTGATTGGATTTAGCATTTCTTATCTCACCCAGCGATTTGATCTACCGCTTGTCGAGCAATCCCTGACGCTGGTTTCTGCCTATGCAACCTATCTGATTGCAGAAGATTTAGGTGGCTCTGGTGTAATTGCAGTCGTTGTTGTCGGACTGGTTTTGGGGAACTTTGGGTCACGCATTGGCATGAATCCCCGGACTCGGATTATTGTGACCGAGTTTTGGGAGTTCCTTGCCTTTTTTGTCAATTCGATCGTATTTTTGCTAATTGGGGATCAGATCCGCTTTGCCATCCTAGACGACAGTTGGAAAACGATCGTTATCACGATTCTCGGAATGATTTTGGCGCGGGCGATTACAGTGTATGGTTTAGGACGGTTGAGTAATGCCCTCACAACCACAGATATCTCGATGCGAGAGCAAACCTTGTTATGGTGGGGCGGCTTACGGGGATCAGTTGCGATCGCACTTGCCTTGAGCGTTCCGATTGTCTTACCGGAGCGAGAAGAGATCATCGCTGTGGTGTTTGGCGTGGTTCTCTTTACTTTGCTGGTTCAAGGTTTAACAATCAAACCCTTGCTAGAAGTTCTGAAACTGCTCGGCGATCAGCCACTCCGCCAGCAATATGCTGAGGTAATTGCCCGGTTAACTGCGATGAATCGAGTGTTAGATCACCTGCACCAAGTCCAACAACGTCCAGGCATTGAGCCAGAATTCTATTGTTACCAAGAGGCTCTTGTGAAAGGAGAAATCGAGCGACTCAGCCAAGAAGCAGCGCAACTTCAGTCTGAGTATCCGAGTCTAAACGGCTTTGCAAATGACCAACTCCGCGAAGAACTTTTAGCAGTGGAAGCCGAAACTTATGCCGAGCTAGTTCAATCGGGTCAACTCAATCAAGAACTCGCTCCTCTGATGCAACACGCATCTGAAATAGATTCTGTATAAATGTGATGTTTAGGACTTATTCGCTCTACTCTCGTGTGATGTCCATATCTTGATTTCAGGGATCACAATCACTGCGTGATATCTCGGCGGGATGTACATTAACTACCGGAGTTAGGGCGATCGCAATTGAGAATTGAGGCGTTTGATTAACCAATAGCTCAGCGCAAGAGCGAAGATCGCAATGCCTAAAGCGATGAGTTCCGAATGACTAAACTTACTGAAATCAAAAATAATAATCTTGCGCGCGATCGCAATCAGCGACGTTGCAATTACGAGTTCTAGTCGAACTGTGTTTTCTTGTAAGTAGACCGTGATATTTTCAAGCAGTTCTAGCGCAATGAGGATATTGAGAAATAATCCAAAAATATCAATTAATGTCCGATTGAAAAATCCGAATGGCTCCTGTAATAAATCTCTAGCTAAAATCAGAATCAGATCCAGTAATGCGACAGATATCACAATCAGCATAGCGGCTGAAAGCACTTTTGAAACAAATTTTTCAAATCGCCGAATCGACCTCACATAGGTATCATCGGCAAAAAAGGATGAAAGATATTGAATGAACTTCTCCCCTACAGATCTCATAATGATCGCTTCTAATCATCAGCAACAAGAAATCTTGCGCGGAGGGTTTGACTCGCCCTCACTGCACAGAGCATTTCAACGTTAACTCACTGTAACCTTTAAATGAGTGCGTTCCACCGCTTGATTGAAGGTTTTGGTACGATCGCTGAAAAAAGATCACTCGAATATCCCGAACTCACATTAGCTGAGAGTTCGGGTTGAAAGCTATTACTGATACCAATAATTTTTCGGTGAGTAGGAATCTTGAAAACAACAGAAAAAGCAGAGCGAAGCAGAGAGTGCATCTAACTCTGCATCACTAATTTTCTCCGACACTCGCCATTCATCCAGAAACCTCAAAATCAAGGATAAAGCAGCTTGTCGGCGCACAAATTCTTTTCCAGAACCCATTGCTTCTTCAGCAGTTGCATAGACAGCAGAAGAAGTATAAACTCGCATCGGCTTAGGAGTTGGATCGTTCACATAGACCTGCCATCCTCCATCATGAGAAACAGCTTTAACGATGTGGTCTAAATAATAAACCTCGATCATCTTGCCTCCGCTTTTAACCGTAATATCTATGGTTCCTGGTTTTTCCAAGGTCATATCGCCTGAGGACTCTACCAAATAAGCGTTAAGATATCGGAGGGAAATCGGGGGGATGTCGGGGGGAAATGAGCCTAAAAAACTTGCAGTAAATTTGAAGAACGCTCTGTTTTCAAGAGACTGCCCTGTTCAAATACGTAGAATCCACCGTGCAACATTGAGGTAAATTAATACGCCGAATACATCTACTGCTGTTGTAATGAACGGAGCAGACATCAAGGCGGGGTCAAGTTTGAATGCTTGAAACAAAAACGGTAGACCCGAACCTGCGATCGAGGCAATCAATGAAATCGCAAATAAACTAATCCCGACAGCAAGCGCGACTCCTATATCTCCTTGCAAGAAATAAGCCCACACGGTCACAATCACACCTAACATTGCTCCTAGAATACTGCCTGCGATCGCTTCTCGTCGAATCACACTCAAGCGGTTCCGGAGTTGATCATTATCAGTGTTCAATCCCCGGATAATCACCGTAGACGATTGTGACCCAACATTACCACCCGTATCAATCAACAATGGAATAAATGCTGCTAGTGCAACCACCCGCTCTAACACATCTTCCTGACTGCGAATCACAGCGCTGGTTGCAGTATTCGTGACTAAAAGAACTAACAACCAGACCACACGTTTTCGGGCAATCGTGAAAAGATTAGCACGAAAATAATCATCACCATCCGATTGCAAGCCGCCTAATGTGTAAATATCTTCCGTCGTTTCCTCTTCTAATACATCTAGAATATCATCGACGGTCACAATTCCTACGAGACGCTGCTCACGATCGACAACGGGAAGCGCAATTAAATCATAGTCCTGAATGATTCGCGCTACCTCTTCTTGATCGGTATTCGTCTCGACCCTGACTACTTCTCGGTTCATAATCTGGCTGATGAGCACTTCCAAATCAGCAGTCAGCAAGTCTCGCAGTGAGAGAATCCCGTTCAAACGCCGACTGATATCAGTGATATAGAGATAGTAGATTGTCTCTGTTGATCGAGCGACTTGGCGAATGCGTTCGAGTGCCTGAGCGACAGTCCAGGACTCCTTGAGGGAGACATACTCTGGGGTCATCATTCGCCCCGCAGTATTAGCTGGATAGCCCAACAGCAGCGCCGTTGCATCGCGTTCTTCAGCACTGAGGTGATAAAAAAGTTGTCGCACCACTTTTGCTGGAAGCTCATCAAACAATCGCACCCGATCATCTGGCGACATCCCATCAACCACTTCTAAAACATCAGGTCGCTTAAAATCTTCTAGGAGGGCTTCTTGAATCGCGGGATCCAGATACTCATAAACTTCGATTGCTTCATCTTTCGACAACAACCGAAATGCGATCGCTTGCATGACCGATGGAAGATCCTCGATCGCGTCTGCAATATCAACAGGCTGAATGGGAACGAGGAGTGCTTTGGCTGCCTGGAAGTCCTTTTGCTCCAACAGCGGTTGCAGTTGCGATCGTACCCACTCCCTTAACTCTTGTCGGGTGAGATTGGGTGGAAATTGAGTCACGGTAGCTTCCTATTTCTGAAAAATAGTGGTTTGGCCTTTTTTCAATGCAGTTTGGGAACGGATCACGACTAGGCACTTGTTCTCCATTGCTATTGAGCTATCTTGGGCTATTGAGCTATTTTGGCTCTCCTAATATCAATCAAGTAATCGATTCCGATTCAATTCATCTTGAATCGAGAAGCCCAAACATGAGCACATTACACTTGAATACACTTGAATCCATAGGTCAAACGGCTTTACTATAGCGCCTCGCAATGAATAATTCGGAAGGAAATCGGGGGGATTTCGGGAGGAGCGTGACCCAATGAAATAGCATGAATGAGTCAGACAGATTGCTGACATTCTTCTAACGGTTTTACATCGATCGTGTTACGGGAAGTGCCGCCTAGAAAAAGCTCTCTGTTGCATCTTCAATGCTTTTTCAGATGGGCAATAATCAGAACACTCGATCGCGGATTGAGTCATCACGATCAAAGGGTTTACGGCACATTTGAAATAGTAGTTATCATGAAAAAATTGGCAGTTTTGACAAGGAATATTGCTTTCTGGCGAATGAATTCGCGCTCTAGATTCCTTTCTACCTTTCACGACTGACCAGAGTGCTATTCCCCATATCATGATAAATCCTAGAAGATGGACTACACCAAGACTAGAATTGGGTACAACATCCGGAGGCAGTGGATTAATTGGTTCTGGAGAAGCTTGGCTTGCTTGAGTTGTAACAAGTTTTATCTGAGTCATCTGAATTCTTCTGAAATTGCGGGATTATTCTGCATAACGCTTATAAATACAAGTTTTGCCATCAATTCAATTTGACCCAAAACCTCAAACGGCTCGATCGAAAAACGATTTGCTTTTCTAGGTTCATCTGTCGTGATTGGATTGTTGATCAACCCCTATGAATCCGGTCGGGTAGTATGAGAATTTGTCCACAGGTCTTGTGTCTTAGTAACTCTTGAATCTCAGGGCTTTGTTCTATGCGAATCGCTGCCGGATAGAGGGATCTCGGCAGCGATTCGCTGAACTTCACGAAATTAAGGCGAAGTCGTTGGAGAGGTCGTCGGGCTGGCAGTTGGAGACACAGTTGGAGAGGTTGTCGGACTGACCGTTGGAGACACGGTTGGAGAAGCTGCTGGCGACTCTGTTGTTCCAGTACCCGTTCCTCCAGTTCCAGCTGGTTCACAGGCACTAAGAACAGCCGACAAACCAATCAATGCGACTAACAGTGCAAAAATCTTATTCATAATTTCTCCATGAGGTTGAGTGAAAAACATCCAAAACATCAATTCTGGAAACAACAAAACAATAAAATGGGTGAAATTCTTGAACTTATGGCAGGCTTCCCGGAAAGACTGGCGGTCTTCTACGGGATCGTCTGGACTGCTTGAGAGAGAAAGAATTCATGAACCGCATCGTACTGCTCACAAACCGCTCTTCGGCACTCTGCTCTTCTCGATGTCCTAAGCTCCGTAACCCATTTAAGTCAAGAAAGCTAAACACCACTTTCGAGAAAAAAGGTACTAAGCAAAACAGAAAGGTATCAACATTCTGATCAAACAAGCGTAATCCAGAAGGACCGCTAATCCAAATCAGTGGATAGCAAATCCAAGTAATCGTAAAGAATGTCGTTAGCCCCTTGTAGAAACTCGATAGCTCTGCATCTCCTCGCGTCTTCTCACGCAAGGGACCCCAAATCCCCCAAAGGACGATTAGAAATGCAACACAGCCGATCGAATACCACAAATACCGCACCCAAGGAACATCTGAAAGATCAGCAATTAACCCACTGACAATCACAATCACTTGGGTTGCCATTAAGGAAAAAGTCAACGTCCAATCTTTCGATTGATGGCGGTGCATTGCTGTCCAGGAGAGTGACAACAACAGAAGCGGTGTTGTTACAATCCAATCGGCATAGCGAGCAAAATGAGTCGTCTGACCTGCGATCGCAATCTTTCCTAGTTCTAAACCATCTCCGCTCGTGGGGAGCACCATGAGCAGATACATCAAGCCCGACCAGATCGGAATGAAAGTTGCTACAAAGTATTCTAGTTTTGGAAGACCACGAGGATTCCGACCTAACAGTGCAAAATAGATCGCTCCAATCGACATTCCCACAATATAAAGCCAGTGCCAAAGGCTCTGCCAATCCATAAGTTCCTTCTCCTCATCAAAGTGAATATCGAGCTTGCATATACCAACGGATTCACATAACACCATTGAGTTACAAGACCGAGAGCTAGGGATAAAATGCTCAACTTCAAGTTAAGGTTTCAGTCTTGAATTACAATTCATCACATAGCTTACTTCTGTCGATTTAGAGAAGCCACAATCTAACTTAATCATTTGTCTGTTAGCATCAGCGCCCACCCTGAGCATGTTCTGCAAATGTGACACAGAAATGACAAGCTGCATCATGAAAAATAGTTTGCTGTTGTCCTTTCTAAACTCAATCTCTGTCTATAGCATGGTTAATTCTTCTGCTTCAATCATCTATTCATACATCAATCAAGAATCAGAATTGATGCCCATATCAAAGAACATCCTCTAGAACTATCTGTTATGAAAATTGGGCAATGGCTTGGATTAATTGTGCTTGTTGCTGCACTTTACATTGTTTGGCAGGTTCGGCAACTCTTACTACTAGGATTTACCGCGATCGTGCTTGCGACTGCACTGAATGGCGTTGTGCGTCAATTGCAGCGGTTTCGACTCAAGCGAGGATGGGCAATTTTGCTGACACTGGTGACTTTGCTGATATTAGCACTGGTAGCACTTGTACTGATTGTCCCGAATTTAATCGCGCAGCTTGCTGAATTAATTACTACCTTTCCCAGTGCACTGTCTGCAATTCAGCAAGGCATCAATTGGATTGAGAACCAAATTTTAGATCCCTACTTTCCGAATATCCCAAATTTTGACTGGATCATGACGCGACTTCAGCCGTTTGTCGCCAATTTATCGAGACAGGCAATTATCTTCTTTGCAAACTCGATTAGCGCAGTGTTTGAACTGTTGATTGTATTGATCCTTACGTTAATGTTGCTCATCAATCCTCAACCCTATCGTCACGCATTTATCCGGTGTTTTCCAGCTTTCTATCGATCTCGTGTCGATGAAGTGTTAACACGTTGTGCGACCGGACTCGAAAATTGGACAAAAGGCGCTCTGATCGAAATGATGTTTATCGGAGTGTTGAGTGCAATTGGTCTATGGGTTTTACAAGTTCCGCTAGTTCTTGCTCATGCAGTCTTGGCTGGTATCCTGAACTTTATTCCCAATATTGGACCGACGTTGAGTGCAATTTTTCCTATCGCGATCGCATTCCTAGATGAACCCTGGAAAGCTGTTGCTGTATTAGTCCTATACATTTTGATTCAAAACATTGAGAGCTATTGGCTCACGCCGACAGTCATGGCAAATCAAGTTGCCCTTCTT is part of the Leptolyngbya boryana PCC 6306 genome and harbors:
- a CDS encoding cation-transporting P-type ATPase, yielding MTTNTRSQALSRSHYEATAPEVIAQFQSDPKAGLSSTQVSQNQQRYGLNELTVKPGKPAWLRFLLQFNQALLYILIVAGAIKAFLGSWTNAAVIWGVTIINAIIGFVQESKAEGAIAALAKAVTTEATVIRNGQKQRIPSQELVPGDLVLLASGDKVPADLRLITTRNLQIDESALTGESVPVEKLTEPLQPQTPLAERQNMAYAGSFVTFGQGSGIVVATANETEVGKISRSLDQQTDLSTPLTRKFAKFSHTLLYIILALAALTLAVGVGQGQSLAEMFEAAVALAVSAIPEGLPAVVTVTLAIGVNRMARRHAIVRKLPAVETLGSATVICSDKTGTLTENQMTVQAIYAGDQTYSVSGTGYSPDGEIADSTGAIVRVTNARALQECLTAGLACNDSHLEEENDRWLVIGDPTEGALITAANKAGFHLAHISQSLPRIDSIPFESQFQYMATLHDTATEHIIYVKGSVEAILKRCEHTIEKHPLDRQHIEQQVETMAQEGLRVLAFAKKTVSKSQSSIDHHDLDSGLIFLGLQGMIDPPRSEVIAAVQSCQSAGIQVKMITGDHITTAKAIAQRIGLQNAGHATAIDGQQLERMDDRELSQVVENSVVFARVAPAQKFRLVEALQSKGEIVAMTGDGVNDAPALRKADIGIAMGGAGTDVAREAADMLLTDDNFASIEAAVEEGRTVYQNLKKAIAFILPVNGGESMTILISALFARALPILSLQVLWLNMVNSIAMTVPLAFEPKTERVMQHPPRNPREPLLSKTLIYRILVISVFNWILIFGMFEWVRQSTGNLELARTMAIQALVAGRIVYLLSISQLGKTIMAKLRGKQPISFGDTRAILYGIAGAVMLQIVFSQWSVMNTLFKTAPLNLTQWLICLLPAVPMIPVALLANRIDPFD
- a CDS encoding response regulator transcription factor — encoded protein: MRILIVEDDIQLAEMLTEALTNRQYTVDVAQDGESAWHWIELSDYDLVLLDVTLPKIDGIRLCQQLRDRNTAIPVLMLTARDTIADKIIGLDAGADAYMVKPFDLEELMAQIRALLRRGGTRIRPKLCWGSLCLDPTTYEVMYGEQLLTLTRKEYSLLELLLANGRRVLSRPGIIDRLWSIDESPTEEAVKTHIRTLRQKLRNVGAPDDLIETVHGLGYRMKQLD
- a CDS encoding phosphate-starvation-inducible PsiE family protein; translated protein: MRSVGEKFIQYLSSFFADDTYVRSIRRFEKFVSKVLSAAMLIVISVALLDLILILARDLLQEPFGFFNRTLIDIFGLFLNILIALELLENITVYLQENTVRLELVIATSLIAIARKIIIFDFSKFSHSELIALGIAIFALALSYWLIKRLNSQLRSP
- a CDS encoding sensor histidine kinase, whose translation is MVTIVDGLKGVLMKKSLEGQWIRAGLGFAFLLMGVVSFVSYQNATQLMESSQQVRQTNEVLQSLTDISTTLTEAESERWRYRSFQANEDLERYQMAVKRLSDQVNQVQNVLTTTPDQRSQVEVLKRLITTRIALLQRSLKARSDANPAQNPLFAELRQNQEAIRQVIHQLRTTEEDLLQTQMRRSQTNLQGRMLIEVLGTVFTFIVLSGVYALLYQQMVKRQRAEALQQSLAQQKELSELKLRFFSMVSHEFRTPLSLILGSAQLLAESLKPLHDPIKLKNLNRIHVSAKAMTQLLSDMLTLARADAGQLEFHPAWVEMQTFCLNLIEDSQLFSESRRSIKFIQQGSTTHAWVDEKLLYSILSNLLSNAIKYSPIDSTIYFTFKDQIEHMIFEIKDEGIGIGIEDQQKLYDPFSRGKNSRGILGTGLGLAIVKKCLDVHQGTIDVESTLGSGSTFTIQIPHAKLQDSA
- a CDS encoding Na+/H+ antiporter; its protein translation is MLTTLIAEATIESNLKPFLLVLAVSLSVATLPQFFGWFRRIPYTLLLVIVGLGLAFVDVRLVNLSPELILSIFLPPLLFEAAWNLRWTELKQQWVPIALYAILGVVISILGVAFGLHYLVSLPLTTALLIGASLSATDPVSVIALFRELGVDKRLSTVMEGESLFNDGMAVVAFSLLVGLPLGTATLSLQSILGQFFVVVGVGVAVGTLIGFSISYLTQRFDLPLVEQSLTLVSAYATYLIAEDLGGSGVIAVVVVGLVLGNFGSRIGMNPRTRIIVTEFWEFLAFFVNSIVFLLIGDQIRFAILDDSWKTIVITILGMILARAITVYGLGRLSNALTTTDISMREQTLLWWGGLRGSVAIALALSVPIVLPEREEIIAVVFGVVLFTLLVQGLTIKPLLEVLKLLGDQPLRQQYAEVIARLTAMNRVLDHLHQVQQRPGIEPEFYCYQEALVKGEIERLSQEAAQLQSEYPSLNGFANDQLREELLAVEAETYAELVQSGQLNQELAPLMQHASEIDSV
- a CDS encoding response regulator, whose product is MVKILVLEDNVLSQDLLCSLLIPEGYEVVCAADGQSGLAQIQEQHPDLVISDIDMPGMNGLEVLQQIRLNHLTASLPVIICTSAEDESCRRLATQLNAIYITKPFYPSKLLKIVTEQLTQQLSSSQQSPF